Proteins co-encoded in one Grus americana isolate bGruAme1 chromosome 12, bGruAme1.mat, whole genome shotgun sequence genomic window:
- the SHROOM4 gene encoding protein Shroom4 isoform X5: MERAEGRPGAPQYVHVQLQGGAPWGFTLRGGLEHGEPLIISKVEDGGKAALSRRLQPGDELVNISGTPLYGSRQEALILIKGSYRTLKMIVRRRSVPVLRPHSWHVSKLAESRPDIPAMHCPADAFSLSWPSGCDVSELSLQWNPLSRHCSTDQSSSIGSMESLDQPSQAYYEGDPSPVDQGMYHSKRDSAYSSFSASSIASDCALSLRPEEAASVDSGLQGTCKPPDGRYLTTGAESPASRHPEAWRAPVPPQPPVRRDSLRAAPASGGDRHRVSVSADMLHAKGRWISDTFLCQRDGEVEAAGGRMPAPYPTKDRLSAGQYYMLSSHPDRCPAEPLLGENAEPGDRLYPDGSTHRVPDAAAAGDKPLLSPLKGHTLHRHSAPEQLLASQLRSLQVGTGSGRASPAPDGHRWTLSPLHPEGSRPGATGPTEDPPLCPEPCRRPPPCRCCPEPQRACGQDGRGASPVRGTEGLAEEESRAAGRRAGGPPHRSAQMRRRSDRFATSLRNEIQRRKAQLQKSRGPGAPMPSEEPVEEAEEPPEGSVPAEGPRAPAERLSPGPSEDGRNPGRLGDRGIPTPDPLPVPKGPPSPERVVPTGRGRWRWSPERKLQRQRSPSPGELEGYSQGPAAPSSPPRGDDEAVLLPFADRRRFFEESSRPAPPRHCKPPAGDPGAFQPPGPERRDARRLSVDQPYSSPSPGRPGSASPYAECCREQPPCYKPLGRPGELEYLRGFSYPYGGPVRPEPCRYCGGDLCPPPLPRGHACRCHPQPWVRCSDCCCPAPRPGREESDAWPPRRAFAPEFPPDEWEPPAMTRKASQSVSELSHYQLGFSRLGPFRPCFESAEPEWPPCYRATSTHDLLWDGNRLAHSAESPPDSLHRPLRGRAFSESHLNLEPTSPRGRDRRDLLRAKLDPPGVPKKKGPPPPRPPPPNWEKYRQRRTSQHLPDGSGHGSAFTATPVPTCSITEATRERSQSFTGEQGGRSRGHAARPPAPPGAWPRPEPSGSLHRTPEPDAGSTEICRAVGAGEDRPKMKHPWEMEEQPQRLGWNQERAWAGPRGAGERQAWREHFQQDWRLEALAQDRQGFEPISPPPGSTASSISYPAYYGVAAGRAEPLSKVKELPEVVEGSSEDEEEEVDHELVEKKLQLIESLSRKLAVLREAQRGLQEDISANGALGEDVAARLQALCTPGEFDKYRLFVGDLDKVVNLLLSLSGRLARVETALDSLGPHAPAEDKVALQEKQRLLAEQLEDAKELKEHVGRREEAVGAMVARYLPTEHLQDYQHFVKMKSALIAEQRELEEKIKLGQEQLRCLRESLGQAPKGC; this comes from the exons ATGGAGCGGGCCGAGGGCCGGCCCGGTGCCCCCCAGTACGTGCAtgtgcagctgcaggggggCGCGCCCTGGGGCTTCACGCTGCGCGGCGGGCTGGAGCACGGCGAGCCCCTCATCATCTCCAAG GTGGAGGACGGAGGCAAGGCTGCGCTGTCCCGCCGGCTGCAGCCAGGCGACGAGCTGGTGAACATCAGTGGGACACCGCTGTATGGGTCCCGCCAGGAGGCCCTGATCCTCATCAAGGGCTCCTACCGCACCCTGAAGATGATCGTCCGCAG GAGGAGCGTGCCCGTCCTCCGGCCCCATTCCTGGCATGTGTCCAAGCTCGCCGAAAGCCGCCCCGACATCCCCGCCATGCACTGCCCCGCTGATGccttcagcctctcctggcCCTCAGGGTGTGATGTCAG CGAGCTGTCCCTGCAGTGGAACCCGCTGTCCCGGCACTGCAGCACCGACCAGAGCAGCTCCATTGGGAGCATGGAGAGCCTGGACCAGCCCAGCCAGGCCTACTATGAAGGGGACCCCTCACCCGTTGACCAGGGCATGTACCACAGCAAGCGGGACTCGGCCTACAGCTCCTTCTCTGCCAGCTCCATCGCCTCCGACTGCGCTCTCTCCCTCCGCCCTGAGGAGGCCGCCTCTGTCGACTCTGGCCTCCAAGGCACCTGCAAGCCCCCCGACGGGCGCTACCTGACCACGGGGGCTGAGTCACCCGCCAGCCGGCACCCCGAGGCCTGGCGGGCgcctgtgcccccccagccccctgtcAGGAGGGACAGCctgcgggcagccccggccAGCGGAGGGGACAGGCACCGGGTGTCTGTGTCGGCTGACATGCTGCATGCCAAGGGCCGGTGGATCTCCGATACCTTCCTCTGCCAGCGGGACGGGGAGGTGGAGGCAGCGGGCGGGAGGATGCCGGCGCCGTACCCCACGAAGGACCGTCTCTCTGCTGGCCAGTACTACATGCTGAGCTCCCACCCGGACCGGTGCCCAGCCGAGCCACTCCTGGGGGAGAACGCGGAGCCAGGCGACCGGCTGTACCCGGATGGCAGCACGCACCGAGTGCCAGATGCTGCGGCGGCAGGTGACAAACCGCTGCTCTCCCCCCTCAAGGGCCACACGCTGCACCGGCACAGTGCTCCCGAGCAGCTGCTGGCCTCCCAGCTCCGCTCCCTCCAGGTGGGCACCGGCAGCGGGCGAGCCTCACCAGCCCCCGACGGGCACCGCTGGACCCTTTCCCCTCTGCACCCCGAGGGCAGCCGGCCAGGGGCCACAGGGCCCACCGAGGATCCTCCGCTCTGCCCAGAGCCGTGCCGCCGTCCGCCCCCCTGCCGCTGCTGCCCCGAGCCACAGCGAGCCTGCGGGCAGGACGGGCGGGGGGCCAGCCCAGTGCGCGGCACCGAGGGGCTGGCGGAGGAGGAGAgccgggcagcggggcggcgggcTGGGGGTCCTCCCCACCGCTCTGCTCAGATGCGCCGTCGCAGCGACCGCTTCGCCACCAGCCTGCGCAACGAGATCCAGCGGCGCAAGGCCCAGCTGCAGAAGAGCCGGGGTCCTGGCGCCCCGATGCCTAGCGAGGAGCCggtggaggaggcagaggagcccCCCGAGGGCAGCGTGCCGGCAGAGGGACCTCGCGCCCCAGCCGAGCGTCTCAGCCCCGGCCCGAGCGAGGACGGCAGGAACCCGGGCCGCTTGGGGGACCGGGGCATCCCCACCCCTGACCCGCTGCCAGTTCCCAAAGGGCCCCCGTCGCCTGAGCGGGTGGTGCCAACGGGCCGGGGCCGCTGGCGCTGGTCCCCGGAGCGCAAGCTGCAACGGCAGCGCTCGCCCAGCCCCGGCGAGCTGGAGGGCTACAGCCAGGGGCCGGCggcccccagctccccaccacGGGGCGACGACGaggctgtcctcctgccctTCGCCGACCGTCGCCGGTTCTTCGAGGAGAGCAGCCGGCCGGCGCCACCCCGGCACTGCAAGCCCCCGGCAGGTGATCCTGGTGCCTTCCAGCCCCCCGGCCCCGAGCGCCGGGACGCACGCCGCCTCTCCGTGGACCAGCCCTACAGCTCTCCCTCACCCGGCCGCCCCGGCTCCGCCAGCCCCTATGCCGAGTGCTGCCGGGAGCAGCCCCCTTGCTACAAGCCGCTGGGGAGGCCGGGGGAGCTGGAGTACCTGCGGGGCTTCTCCTATCCCTACGGGGGTCCTGTGCGCCCCGAGCCCTGCCGCTACTGTGGGGGTGACCTGTGCCCCCCGCCGCTACCCCGTGGCCATGCCTGCCGctgccacccccagccctgggtgCGCTGTTCTgactgctgctgcccagccccccGCCCTGGGCGGGAGGAGAGCGATGCCTGGCCCCCTCGGAGAGCTTTCGCCCCG GAATTTCCTCCGGATGAGTGGGAACCACCAGCAATGACCAGGAAAGCCAGCCAGTCCGTCAG TGAGCTCTCCCACTACCAACTGGGCTTCTCGAGGCTTGGCCCCTTCCGCCCTTGCTTTGAGAGTGCCGAGCCAGAGTGGCCACCCTGCTACCGGGCCACGTCCACACATGACCTCTTGTGGGATGGCAACCGCCTGGCCCACTCTGCTGAAAGCCCCCCGGATTCCCTGCACCGCCCACTGCGGGGCAGAGCCTTCTCTGAGAGCCATCTCAACCTGGAGCCCACCAGCCCCCGGGGCCGTGACCGAAGGGACCTTCTACGTGCCAAGCTGGACCCACCAGGTGTCCCAAAAAAGAAGGgccccccacctccccgcccgcctccccccAACTGGGAGAAATACAGGCAGCGCAGGACATCCCAGCACTTGCCGGATGGTTCTGGGCATGGCTCTGCCTTCACCGCCACCCCAGTGCCGACCTGCAGCATCACTGAGGCCACGCGTGAGCGGTCGCAGAGTTTCACCGGGGAGCAGGGGGGCCGGTCCCGGGGGCATGCTGCTcgcccccctgccccaccaggTGCCTGGCCCCGACCCGAGCCCTCTGGATCGCTCCACAGGACACCCGAGCCCGATGCTGGCAGCACCGAGATTTGCAG GGCAGTGGGGGCCGGGGAGGACCGGCCGAAGATGAAGCACCCCTGGGAGATGGAGGAGCAGCCCCAAAGGCTCGGCTGGAATCAGGAGCGGGCCTGGGCTGGCCCCCGTGGGGCGG GGGAGCGGCAGGCCTGGCGGGAGCATTTCCAGCAGGACTGGCGCCtggaggccctggcacaggacAG GCAGGGCTTCGAGCCCATCTCGCCGCCCCCTGGGAGCACTGCCAGCTCCATCTCCTACCCAGCGTATTACGGcgtggcagcaggcagagccgaGCCACTCAGCAAGGTGAAGGAGCTGCCGGAGGTGGTGGAGGGAAGCtcggaggatgaggaggaggaggtggaccATGAGCTGGTGGAGAAGAAG CTGCAGCTGATTGAGAGCCTGAGCCGCAAGCTGGCGGTGCTGCGGGAGGCACAGCGGGGGCTGCAGGAAGACATCAGCGCCAATGGGGCCCTGGGCGAGGATGTGGCTGCCCGCCTGCAAGCCCTCTGCACCCCGGGGGAGTTTGACAAGTACCGCCTCTTCGTGGGTGACCTGGACAAGGTGGTTAAcctcctgctctccctctcGGGGCGTCTGGCCCGGGTGGAGACTGCCCTGGACAGCCTGGGGCCACACGCCCCCGCCGAGGACAAG GTGGccctgcaggagaagcagcGGCTGCTGGCGGAGCAGCTGGAGGACGCCAAGGAGCTGAAGGAGCACGtggggcggcgggaggaggcggTGGGTGCCATGGTGGCGCGGTACCTGCCCACCGAGCACCTTCAGGACTACCAGCACTTCGTCAAGATGAAGTCAGCCCTCATTGCCGAGCAGCGGGAGCTGGAGGAAAAGATCAAGctgggccaggagcagctccgcTGCCTGCGTGAGAGCCTTGGCCAGGCCCCCAAGGGCTGTTAG
- the SHROOM4 gene encoding protein Shroom4 isoform X8: MESLDQPSQAYYEGDPSPVDQGMYHSKRDSAYSSFSASSIASDCALSLRPEEAASVDSGLQGTCKPPDGRYLTTGAESPASRHPEAWRAPVPPQPPVRRDSLRAAPASGGDRHRVSVSADMLHAKGRWISDTFLCQRDGEVEAAGGRMPAPYPTKDRLSAGQYYMLSSHPDRCPAEPLLGENAEPGDRLYPDGSTHRVPDAAAAGDKPLLSPLKGHTLHRHSAPEQLLASQLRSLQVGTGSGRASPAPDGHRWTLSPLHPEGSRPGATGPTEDPPLCPEPCRRPPPCRCCPEPQRACGQDGRGASPVRGTEGLAEEESRAAGRRAGGPPHRSAQMRRRSDRFATSLRNEIQRRKAQLQKSRGPGAPMPSEEPVEEAEEPPEGSVPAEGPRAPAERLSPGPSEDGRNPGRLGDRGIPTPDPLPVPKGPPSPERVVPTGRGRWRWSPERKLQRQRSPSPGELEGYSQGPAAPSSPPRGDDEAVLLPFADRRRFFEESSRPAPPRHCKPPAGDPGAFQPPGPERRDARRLSVDQPYSSPSPGRPGSASPYAECCREQPPCYKPLGRPGELEYLRGFSYPYGGPVRPEPCRYCGGDLCPPPLPRGHACRCHPQPWVRCSDCCCPAPRPGREESDAWPPRRAFAPEFPPDEWEPPAMTRKASQSVSELSHYQLGFSRLGPFRPCFESAEPEWPPCYRATSTHDLLWDGNRLAHSAESPPDSLHRPLRGRAFSESHLNLEPTSPRGRDRRDLLRAKLDPPGVPKKKGPPPPRPPPPNWEKYRQRRTSQHLPDGSGHGSAFTATPVPTCSITEATRERSQSFTGEQGGRSRGHAARPPAPPGAWPRPEPSGSLHRTPEPDAGSTEICSRAVGAGEDRPKMKHPWEMEEQPQRLGWNQERAWAGPRGAGECSLPLHGGPSPATPEAPKRSPGAVEEASCHGGRPQPHRVDSEELLWDMAGRDHALAGILAPSAPLGTEVMGNLLVAGERQAWREHFQQDWRLEALAQDRQGFEPISPPPGSTASSISYPAYYGVAAGRAEPLSKVKELPEVVEGSSEDEEEEVDHELVEKKLQLIESLSRKLAVLREAQRGLQEDISANGALGEDVAARLQALCTPGEFDKYRLFVGDLDKVVNLLLSLSGRLARVETALDSLGPHAPAEDKVALQEKQRLLAEQLEDAKELKEHVGRREEAVGAMVARYLPTEHLQDYQHFVKMKSALIAEQRELEEKIKLGQEQLRCLRESLGQAPKGC; encoded by the exons ATGGAGAGCCTGGACCAGCCCAGCCAGGCCTACTATGAAGGGGACCCCTCACCCGTTGACCAGGGCATGTACCACAGCAAGCGGGACTCGGCCTACAGCTCCTTCTCTGCCAGCTCCATCGCCTCCGACTGCGCTCTCTCCCTCCGCCCTGAGGAGGCCGCCTCTGTCGACTCTGGCCTCCAAGGCACCTGCAAGCCCCCCGACGGGCGCTACCTGACCACGGGGGCTGAGTCACCCGCCAGCCGGCACCCCGAGGCCTGGCGGGCgcctgtgcccccccagccccctgtcAGGAGGGACAGCctgcgggcagccccggccAGCGGAGGGGACAGGCACCGGGTGTCTGTGTCGGCTGACATGCTGCATGCCAAGGGCCGGTGGATCTCCGATACCTTCCTCTGCCAGCGGGACGGGGAGGTGGAGGCAGCGGGCGGGAGGATGCCGGCGCCGTACCCCACGAAGGACCGTCTCTCTGCTGGCCAGTACTACATGCTGAGCTCCCACCCGGACCGGTGCCCAGCCGAGCCACTCCTGGGGGAGAACGCGGAGCCAGGCGACCGGCTGTACCCGGATGGCAGCACGCACCGAGTGCCAGATGCTGCGGCGGCAGGTGACAAACCGCTGCTCTCCCCCCTCAAGGGCCACACGCTGCACCGGCACAGTGCTCCCGAGCAGCTGCTGGCCTCCCAGCTCCGCTCCCTCCAGGTGGGCACCGGCAGCGGGCGAGCCTCACCAGCCCCCGACGGGCACCGCTGGACCCTTTCCCCTCTGCACCCCGAGGGCAGCCGGCCAGGGGCCACAGGGCCCACCGAGGATCCTCCGCTCTGCCCAGAGCCGTGCCGCCGTCCGCCCCCCTGCCGCTGCTGCCCCGAGCCACAGCGAGCCTGCGGGCAGGACGGGCGGGGGGCCAGCCCAGTGCGCGGCACCGAGGGGCTGGCGGAGGAGGAGAgccgggcagcggggcggcgggcTGGGGGTCCTCCCCACCGCTCTGCTCAGATGCGCCGTCGCAGCGACCGCTTCGCCACCAGCCTGCGCAACGAGATCCAGCGGCGCAAGGCCCAGCTGCAGAAGAGCCGGGGTCCTGGCGCCCCGATGCCTAGCGAGGAGCCggtggaggaggcagaggagcccCCCGAGGGCAGCGTGCCGGCAGAGGGACCTCGCGCCCCAGCCGAGCGTCTCAGCCCCGGCCCGAGCGAGGACGGCAGGAACCCGGGCCGCTTGGGGGACCGGGGCATCCCCACCCCTGACCCGCTGCCAGTTCCCAAAGGGCCCCCGTCGCCTGAGCGGGTGGTGCCAACGGGCCGGGGCCGCTGGCGCTGGTCCCCGGAGCGCAAGCTGCAACGGCAGCGCTCGCCCAGCCCCGGCGAGCTGGAGGGCTACAGCCAGGGGCCGGCggcccccagctccccaccacGGGGCGACGACGaggctgtcctcctgccctTCGCCGACCGTCGCCGGTTCTTCGAGGAGAGCAGCCGGCCGGCGCCACCCCGGCACTGCAAGCCCCCGGCAGGTGATCCTGGTGCCTTCCAGCCCCCCGGCCCCGAGCGCCGGGACGCACGCCGCCTCTCCGTGGACCAGCCCTACAGCTCTCCCTCACCCGGCCGCCCCGGCTCCGCCAGCCCCTATGCCGAGTGCTGCCGGGAGCAGCCCCCTTGCTACAAGCCGCTGGGGAGGCCGGGGGAGCTGGAGTACCTGCGGGGCTTCTCCTATCCCTACGGGGGTCCTGTGCGCCCCGAGCCCTGCCGCTACTGTGGGGGTGACCTGTGCCCCCCGCCGCTACCCCGTGGCCATGCCTGCCGctgccacccccagccctgggtgCGCTGTTCTgactgctgctgcccagccccccGCCCTGGGCGGGAGGAGAGCGATGCCTGGCCCCCTCGGAGAGCTTTCGCCCCG GAATTTCCTCCGGATGAGTGGGAACCACCAGCAATGACCAGGAAAGCCAGCCAGTCCGTCAG TGAGCTCTCCCACTACCAACTGGGCTTCTCGAGGCTTGGCCCCTTCCGCCCTTGCTTTGAGAGTGCCGAGCCAGAGTGGCCACCCTGCTACCGGGCCACGTCCACACATGACCTCTTGTGGGATGGCAACCGCCTGGCCCACTCTGCTGAAAGCCCCCCGGATTCCCTGCACCGCCCACTGCGGGGCAGAGCCTTCTCTGAGAGCCATCTCAACCTGGAGCCCACCAGCCCCCGGGGCCGTGACCGAAGGGACCTTCTACGTGCCAAGCTGGACCCACCAGGTGTCCCAAAAAAGAAGGgccccccacctccccgcccgcctccccccAACTGGGAGAAATACAGGCAGCGCAGGACATCCCAGCACTTGCCGGATGGTTCTGGGCATGGCTCTGCCTTCACCGCCACCCCAGTGCCGACCTGCAGCATCACTGAGGCCACGCGTGAGCGGTCGCAGAGTTTCACCGGGGAGCAGGGGGGCCGGTCCCGGGGGCATGCTGCTcgcccccctgccccaccaggTGCCTGGCCCCGACCCGAGCCCTCTGGATCGCTCCACAGGACACCCGAGCCCGATGCTGGCAGCACCGAGATTTGCAG CAGGGCAGTGGGGGCCGGGGAGGACCGGCCGAAGATGAAGCACCCCTGGGAGATGGAGGAGCAGCCCCAAAGGCTCGGCTGGAATCAGGAGCGGGCCTGGGCTGGCCCCCGTGGGGCGGGTGAGTGCTCCCTGCCCCTGcatggtggccccagccccgccaCCCCAGAGGCACCCAAGCGCAGCCCCGGAGCAGTGGAGGAGGCGAGCTGCCATGGGGGTCGGCCCCAGCCTCACCGTGTGGACtcagaggagctgctgtgggacATGGCAGGCAGGGACCACGCCCTGGCTGGCATCCTGGCACCCTCGGCCCCCCTTGGCACCGAGGTGATGGGCAATCTGCTGGTGGCAGGGGAGCGGCAGGCCTGGCGGGAGCATTTCCAGCAGGACTGGCGCCtggaggccctggcacaggacAG GCAGGGCTTCGAGCCCATCTCGCCGCCCCCTGGGAGCACTGCCAGCTCCATCTCCTACCCAGCGTATTACGGcgtggcagcaggcagagccgaGCCACTCAGCAAGGTGAAGGAGCTGCCGGAGGTGGTGGAGGGAAGCtcggaggatgaggaggaggaggtggaccATGAGCTGGTGGAGAAGAAG CTGCAGCTGATTGAGAGCCTGAGCCGCAAGCTGGCGGTGCTGCGGGAGGCACAGCGGGGGCTGCAGGAAGACATCAGCGCCAATGGGGCCCTGGGCGAGGATGTGGCTGCCCGCCTGCAAGCCCTCTGCACCCCGGGGGAGTTTGACAAGTACCGCCTCTTCGTGGGTGACCTGGACAAGGTGGTTAAcctcctgctctccctctcGGGGCGTCTGGCCCGGGTGGAGACTGCCCTGGACAGCCTGGGGCCACACGCCCCCGCCGAGGACAAG GTGGccctgcaggagaagcagcGGCTGCTGGCGGAGCAGCTGGAGGACGCCAAGGAGCTGAAGGAGCACGtggggcggcgggaggaggcggTGGGTGCCATGGTGGCGCGGTACCTGCCCACCGAGCACCTTCAGGACTACCAGCACTTCGTCAAGATGAAGTCAGCCCTCATTGCCGAGCAGCGGGAGCTGGAGGAAAAGATCAAGctgggccaggagcagctccgcTGCCTGCGTGAGAGCCTTGGCCAGGCCCCCAAGGGCTGTTAG